A single region of the Actinoplanes sp. SE50/110 genome encodes:
- a CDS encoding ABC transporter substrate-binding protein, producing the protein MNVVRRALTVSGLLAVLAAGGCTAAAEDAGTTASGLDLTGAVTVDGSLRAKLPPAVRNRGFIRLVTDASYAPMEYFAADGRTIIGFEPDLSAALGGVLGIRVETVAGDFATAIDEVDKGTYDGVFSSMTDTAEREKKADFVDYFSTGTSILVQRGNPDHIRNLADLCGRTIAVETGTFQEDMLRRRQKGCAGEPMTIDVRKTNADALVRLRTGRAVAVLNDFPPASYLVSQVKTNLYYELASDMQYEPGLFGIAVSKDNSALRDALQGALARLIRTGTYGELLQRWNLGSGAVTEATVNGGN; encoded by the coding sequence ATGAACGTCGTCCGTCGTGCCCTGACCGTCTCCGGCCTGCTGGCCGTGCTGGCCGCGGGCGGCTGCACCGCCGCCGCGGAGGACGCCGGGACCACGGCCAGCGGCCTGGACCTCACCGGCGCGGTGACCGTCGACGGCAGCCTGCGCGCCAAGCTGCCACCGGCCGTGCGCAACCGGGGTTTCATCCGGTTGGTGACCGACGCCAGCTACGCGCCGATGGAGTATTTCGCCGCGGACGGGCGCACCATCATCGGTTTCGAGCCGGACCTCTCCGCCGCGCTCGGCGGGGTGCTGGGCATCCGGGTGGAGACGGTGGCCGGCGACTTCGCCACCGCGATCGACGAGGTGGACAAGGGGACGTACGACGGGGTGTTCTCGTCGATGACCGACACCGCCGAGCGGGAGAAGAAGGCGGACTTCGTCGACTACTTCAGCACCGGCACCTCGATCCTGGTGCAGCGCGGGAACCCGGACCACATCCGGAACCTGGCCGATCTGTGCGGCCGGACGATCGCCGTGGAGACCGGCACGTTCCAGGAGGACATGCTCCGGCGCCGGCAGAAGGGCTGCGCCGGGGAGCCGATGACCATCGACGTGCGCAAGACCAACGCGGATGCGCTGGTGCGGCTGCGCACCGGGCGGGCGGTGGCCGTGCTCAACGACTTCCCGCCGGCGTCGTACCTGGTCAGCCAGGTGAAGACGAACCTGTACTACGAGCTGGCCTCGGACATGCAGTACGAGCCGGGACTGTTCGGGATCGCCGTGTCCAAGGACAACTCCGCGCTGCGGGACGCGCTGCAGGGCGCCCTCGCGCGGCTGATCCGGACCGGCACGTACGGCGAGTTGCTGCAGCGCTGGAACCTCGGTTCGGGAGCGGTGACGGAGGCGACGGTGAACGGCGGGAATTGA
- a CDS encoding TetR/AcrR family transcriptional regulator: MSSDSDLTARARIRDAAIRLFAERGIDGATIREIAQAAGVSSGLLRHHFGSKEGLRDACDEWAMSRVAELQIRFAETRIIGALPPDTMSLQRYLVRSLMDGSPAGMRMFAESVDRGGLWLERTGIDSADPRAFVAVVAAMKMGMFLMHEQLGEVLGESVSEMPGWLRMIRAAVEIFQQPLLTPEQADQARKALDRLATHEGEQP; the protein is encoded by the coding sequence GTGAGTAGTGACAGCGACCTGACCGCCCGGGCCCGGATCCGGGACGCCGCCATCCGGCTCTTCGCCGAGCGGGGCATCGACGGCGCCACGATCCGGGAGATCGCGCAGGCCGCCGGGGTCTCCTCCGGGCTGTTGCGGCACCATTTCGGCTCCAAGGAGGGGCTGCGCGACGCGTGCGACGAGTGGGCCATGAGCCGCGTCGCCGAGCTGCAGATCCGGTTCGCCGAGACCCGGATCATCGGCGCCCTCCCGCCGGACACCATGAGCCTGCAGCGCTACCTGGTGCGCTCGCTGATGGACGGCTCGCCGGCCGGGATGAGGATGTTCGCGGAGTCGGTCGACCGCGGTGGCCTCTGGCTGGAGCGGACCGGCATCGACAGCGCCGACCCGCGCGCGTTCGTGGCCGTCGTCGCCGCCATGAAGATGGGCATGTTCCTGATGCACGAGCAGCTCGGTGAGGTGCTCGGGGAGAGCGTCAGCGAGATGCCCGGCTGGCTGCGGATGATCCGCGCCGCCGTGGAGATCTTCCAGCAGCCGCTGCTCACCCCGGAACAGGCCGACCAGGCGAGAAAAGCACTGGATCGGCTGGCCACCCACGAAGGGGAGCAGCCATGA
- a CDS encoding ABC transporter ATP-binding protein gives MTEAIDAAGLIKRFGKVTALDGLDLRVRTGEVHGFLGPNGAGKTTAIRILLGLTRLDGGRARLLGGDPWADATTLHRRLAYVPGDVTFWPNLTGGEVIDLLGRLRGGLDRRRRDDLVERFQLDPRKKSRTYSKGNRQKVALVAALASDVELLLLDEPTSGLDPLMEEVFREVILQEKLRGDRTVLLSSHILAEVEALCDRVTIIRAGRAVETGTLADLRHLTRTTIRAELTGPVNGLAGIAGVHDLSTADGRVAFDVDAEALEPALRSLVAAGVRSLVSQPPSLEELFLRHYAHDEAGK, from the coding sequence ATGACCGAGGCCATCGACGCCGCCGGACTGATCAAGCGGTTCGGGAAGGTCACCGCCCTCGACGGGCTCGACCTGCGGGTCCGGACCGGTGAGGTGCACGGATTCCTGGGGCCGAACGGGGCCGGCAAGACCACCGCGATCCGAATCCTGCTCGGGCTGACCCGGCTCGACGGCGGCCGGGCCCGGCTGCTCGGCGGCGATCCGTGGGCCGACGCGACGACACTTCACCGGCGCCTGGCGTACGTGCCGGGCGACGTCACGTTCTGGCCCAACCTCACCGGCGGCGAGGTGATCGACCTGCTCGGCCGGCTGCGCGGCGGGCTCGACCGCCGTCGTCGCGACGACCTGGTCGAGCGCTTCCAGCTCGACCCGCGGAAGAAGAGCCGCACCTACTCCAAGGGCAACCGGCAGAAGGTCGCGCTGGTCGCCGCCCTCGCCTCGGACGTCGAGCTGCTGCTGCTGGACGAGCCGACCTCCGGGCTGGACCCGCTGATGGAGGAGGTGTTCCGCGAGGTGATCCTGCAGGAGAAACTGCGCGGCGACCGGACCGTGCTGCTGTCCAGCCACATCCTGGCCGAGGTCGAGGCGCTGTGCGACCGGGTGACGATCATCCGGGCGGGCCGCGCCGTGGAGACCGGCACCCTGGCCGACCTGCGGCACCTGACCCGCACCACGATCCGCGCCGAGCTGACCGGCCCGGTCAACGGCCTGGCCGGGATCGCCGGCGTGCACGACCTGAGCACCGCGGACGGGCGGGTGGCCTTCGACGTCGACGCCGAGGCACTCGAACCGGCGCTGCGGTCGCTGGTCGCGGCCGGGGTACGCAGCCTGGTCAGCCAGCCGCCGTCGCTGGAGGAGCTGTTCCTGCGCCACTACGCCCACGACGAGGCCGGGAAATGA
- a CDS encoding ABC transporter permease, whose protein sequence is MTGLGGLLRLILRRDRVILPLWVLLLGLLPRVYLTGFEKLFATDADRLNYAHLSAANAGFVALYGPLSGDSMGELVVWRAGFLPVMIGLAALLTVIRHTRAEEEAGRSELIRATVVGRWAPFAAALLVTLTGCLIVGVLVTVTMIGGGLPVAGSAAFGAVFTLSGWLFAGVAAIAAQLTSGARGARTIAVLALGVSYVLRLGGDISAQGDGRLGRLSWLSPIGWVQRIFPYGADDPWPGLLALLGTGATVAVGARLLARRDLGSGLIADRLGPAHADRALGSPFGLAWRLHRGPLLGWTAGFGALGLVFGGVGTSVVQLSRESSGVSDVFSRLGGSGTVTDAYFATTAGLCGLVISLYAVQAALRMRDEEQTGHAELILGTRASRVGWAAGHLLFVLLGPVVALAVEGLLAGLAFGEPGRVPAASLAQAPAVWVLGAIAVLLVGALPRHSAAAWGSVAICLLVLLVGGLLGMPQWVLDISPFTHVPQLPAAGFTVVPEIVLILIAALLSGAGLTALRRRDIPA, encoded by the coding sequence ATGACCGGGCTGGGCGGGCTGCTGCGGCTGATCCTGCGCCGCGACCGGGTGATTCTGCCGCTCTGGGTGCTGCTGCTCGGCCTGCTGCCCCGGGTCTACCTCACCGGCTTCGAGAAACTGTTCGCCACCGACGCCGACCGGCTCAACTATGCGCACCTCAGCGCGGCCAACGCCGGCTTCGTCGCGCTGTACGGGCCGCTGTCCGGCGACAGCATGGGTGAGCTGGTGGTCTGGCGGGCCGGGTTCCTTCCGGTGATGATCGGGCTGGCCGCCCTGCTCACCGTGATCCGGCACACCCGGGCCGAGGAGGAGGCCGGGCGCAGCGAGCTGATCCGGGCCACCGTGGTCGGCCGGTGGGCGCCGTTCGCCGCCGCCCTGCTGGTCACCCTGACCGGCTGCCTGATCGTCGGCGTGCTGGTGACCGTGACGATGATCGGCGGCGGGCTGCCGGTCGCCGGCTCGGCCGCCTTCGGCGCGGTGTTCACCCTCAGCGGCTGGCTGTTCGCCGGGGTCGCGGCGATCGCGGCGCAACTGACCAGCGGCGCCCGCGGTGCCCGCACCATCGCGGTGCTGGCCCTGGGCGTCTCCTACGTGCTGCGGCTCGGCGGCGACATCTCGGCGCAGGGCGACGGCCGGCTCGGCCGGCTCTCCTGGCTCTCGCCGATCGGCTGGGTGCAGCGGATCTTCCCGTACGGGGCGGACGACCCCTGGCCGGGCCTGCTCGCCCTGCTCGGCACCGGCGCGACCGTCGCCGTCGGCGCCCGCCTGCTGGCCCGCCGCGACCTCGGGTCCGGCCTGATCGCCGACCGGCTCGGCCCGGCGCACGCCGACCGGGCGCTCGGTTCGCCGTTCGGCCTGGCCTGGCGGCTGCACCGGGGGCCGCTGCTCGGCTGGACCGCCGGCTTCGGCGCGCTCGGGCTGGTCTTCGGCGGGGTGGGCACCAGCGTGGTGCAGCTGTCCCGGGAGAGCAGCGGGGTCAGCGACGTGTTCAGCAGGCTCGGCGGCAGCGGGACGGTCACCGACGCGTACTTCGCCACCACCGCCGGGCTCTGCGGGCTGGTCATCTCGCTGTACGCGGTGCAGGCCGCCCTGCGGATGCGCGACGAGGAGCAGACCGGCCACGCGGAGCTGATCCTCGGCACGCGAGCGAGCCGGGTCGGCTGGGCTGCCGGTCACCTGCTGTTCGTGCTGCTCGGGCCGGTGGTCGCGCTGGCCGTCGAGGGCCTGCTGGCCGGGCTGGCCTTCGGTGAACCGGGCCGGGTGCCGGCCGCGTCGCTGGCCCAGGCACCCGCGGTGTGGGTGCTCGGCGCGATCGCCGTGCTGCTGGTCGGCGCGCTGCCCCGGCACTCCGCGGCGGCCTGGGGCTCGGTGGCGATCTGCCTGCTGGTGCTGCTGGTGGGCGGGCTGCTCGGGATGCCGCAGTGGGTGCTGGACATCTCGCCGTTCACGCACGTGCCGCAGCTGCCCGCGGCGGGGTTCACCGTCGTACCGGAAATCGTCCTGATCCTGATCGCCGCCCTGCTGTCCGGAGCCGGGCTGACCGCCCTGCGCCGCCGCGACATCCCCGCCTGA
- a CDS encoding Na+/H+ antiporter, whose protein sequence is MSHEETLLFGLVAITIIVIIVVVRWISGKTGLPAAVLLTVIGIAYTRLPGKNIEIDPDLILTFILPPLLYTAALDSSLLDIRRNLRTVISLSVALVIVTALLVGLGFSLWVTGVGLAAGIALGAAVAPPDPVAALAVGRKAGLPTNLITLIQGEGLLNDATALTILLVARDVAIGAEHFSVNATVGRFVLAAAGGVLVGWAVARLIRLLRVLRADPLTANALSLATPFLAYLAGERLHVSGLLAVVVAGLIIGHDTPRYASGASRLQTSAVWRLIDFLLEGVVFLLIGQQMDGVLKHLKNYETSTILAALAVTLGVVLFLRPLWLVLTQLLPRSLHTRLGGEDDSGTILEKSLTGRESAVLSWAGTRGVITLAAVYSLPDTLPNRDLLAFCAFAVVLVTLVGQGLTFAPLVRWLGLKANETDKAKLRNEARSAAVRAALNRIDDIQSEHHDHVEDEAMHTMRKQLQVRLDRYQHRLDVLEQVDTPEVPPSPQYEAALMVRQAVIDAEREELLRWRDAGRLDDENLRVLNRELDHEELVLPQRNKGH, encoded by the coding sequence ATGAGCCACGAGGAGACCCTTCTTTTCGGTCTGGTGGCCATCACGATCATCGTGATCATCGTGGTGGTGCGCTGGATCTCCGGGAAGACCGGCCTGCCCGCCGCCGTCCTGCTGACCGTCATCGGTATCGCCTATACCCGCCTGCCCGGCAAGAACATCGAAATCGATCCGGATCTGATTCTTACCTTCATCCTGCCGCCGCTGCTCTACACCGCGGCGCTGGATTCGTCTCTGCTGGACATCCGGCGCAACCTGCGCACCGTGATCAGCCTCTCGGTGGCCCTGGTGATCGTCACCGCGCTCCTGGTCGGCCTCGGTTTCTCCCTGTGGGTGACCGGGGTCGGCCTGGCCGCGGGCATCGCCCTGGGCGCCGCGGTGGCCCCACCCGATCCGGTCGCCGCGCTGGCGGTGGGCCGCAAGGCCGGCCTGCCCACCAACCTGATCACCCTGATCCAGGGCGAGGGCCTGCTCAACGACGCGACCGCGCTCACCATCCTGCTGGTCGCCCGGGACGTGGCGATCGGCGCCGAGCACTTCTCGGTCAATGCCACGGTCGGCCGGTTCGTGCTTGCCGCGGCCGGCGGGGTGCTGGTCGGCTGGGCGGTGGCCCGGCTGATCCGGCTGTTGCGGGTGCTGCGCGCCGACCCGCTGACCGCGAACGCGTTGTCGCTGGCCACCCCGTTCCTCGCGTACCTGGCCGGCGAACGCCTGCACGTCTCCGGGCTGCTGGCGGTGGTGGTGGCCGGGTTGATCATCGGGCACGACACCCCGCGGTACGCGTCCGGCGCCAGCCGCCTGCAGACCAGCGCCGTCTGGCGGCTGATCGACTTCCTGCTGGAGGGTGTCGTCTTCCTGCTGATCGGCCAGCAGATGGACGGCGTGCTGAAACATCTGAAGAACTACGAGACCAGCACGATCCTCGCCGCGCTGGCGGTCACCCTGGGCGTGGTGCTGTTCCTGCGGCCGCTCTGGCTGGTGCTCACGCAGTTGCTGCCGCGGTCGCTGCACACTCGGCTGGGCGGCGAGGACGACTCCGGGACGATCCTGGAGAAGTCGCTGACCGGCCGCGAGTCGGCGGTGCTCAGCTGGGCCGGCACCCGTGGGGTGATCACGCTCGCCGCCGTCTACAGCCTCCCGGACACCCTGCCCAACCGGGATCTGCTGGCCTTCTGCGCGTTCGCGGTGGTGCTGGTGACCCTGGTCGGCCAGGGTCTGACCTTCGCCCCGCTGGTCCGGTGGCTGGGTCTGAAGGCGAACGAGACCGACAAGGCGAAGCTGCGCAACGAGGCCCGCTCGGCCGCGGTGCGGGCCGCGCTGAACCGGATCGACGACATCCAGAGCGAGCACCACGACCACGTCGAGGACGAGGCCATGCACACCATGCGCAAGCAGCTGCAGGTCCGTCTGGACCGCTACCAGCACCGGCTCGACGTGCTGGAACAGGTGGACACCCCGGAGGTGCCGCCGTCCCCGCAGTACGAGGCGGCGCTGATGGTGCGCCAGGCGGTGATCGACGCCGAGCGGGAGGAGTTGCTGCGCTGGCGCGACGCCGGCCGGCTCGACGACGAGAACCTGCGGGTCCTCAACCGCGAGCTGGACCACGAGGAGCTGGTCCTGCCCCAGCGGAACAAGGGGCACTGA
- a CDS encoding DUF4142 domain-containing protein — MRRIFTAFGLTAAMLLPLTTASAAKAAPARLDPDAAFLRTAHQGDLAQIAIGRLAVQRSANPVIRHLGTRFAADSTRLDTAVRATAQRLHVRLDAAPNATVQQSLAAFETAQGPAFDRLFLTGQTGLHAQAAHLIRAELTDGDEPAVQQIARRALPLIKRHRLALKNLGNKIR, encoded by the coding sequence ATGCGACGTATCTTCACCGCCTTCGGCCTGACCGCCGCGATGCTGCTGCCGCTGACCACCGCGTCAGCGGCGAAGGCGGCCCCGGCCCGCCTCGATCCGGACGCGGCCTTCCTGCGCACCGCCCACCAGGGCGACCTCGCCCAGATCGCGATCGGCCGACTGGCCGTCCAGCGCTCGGCGAACCCGGTCATCCGCCACCTGGGCACGCGCTTCGCGGCGGACAGCACCCGCCTCGACACCGCCGTCCGGGCCACCGCCCAGCGCCTGCACGTCCGCCTGGACGCCGCCCCGAACGCCACCGTCCAGCAGAGTCTGGCGGCTTTCGAAACCGCGCAGGGCCCGGCCTTCGACCGGTTGTTCCTGACCGGCCAGACCGGACTGCACGCCCAGGCCGCCCACCTGATCCGCGCCGAACTCACCGATGGTGACGAGCCGGCCGTCCAGCAGATCGCTCGCCGCGCGTTGCCGCTGATCAAAAGGCATCGGCTCGCCCTGAAAAATCTGGGTAACAAGATCCGCTGA